The following proteins come from a genomic window of Helicobacter canadensis MIT 98-5491:
- a CDS encoding cytochrome P450: protein MGQCPFFPKPHKTKASLLTTFFLKRRSWLDGLYERSYKMKSGRVKMPGFDLYIANHPKDVRRIMVDEVREFPKSDLLHELLSPLLGESIFTTNGEVWKKQRELLRPSFEQARISKVFGLMSDAVSDLMSKFRAYPNKAVIEVDELMTFVTADVIFRTIMSQKLDEVKGKQVLEAFVVFQEETIHTAIKKMFRIPKWLVNLFGERKRVKAGALIRKILSDIIKPRYDSFHKGEIGEYQDILSSLLAVVEVESGKPFSFEEILDQVAMLFLAGHETTASSLTWTLYILSISPREQEMAYQEIIKVAGEENFSIGHLRKMKYLTNVFRESLRLYPPVGFFARTAKKETKIRNKLVKNGSGVVVAPWLIQRHSDYWENPHEFDPTRFEREIKKDTYLPFGMGERICIGQGFAMQEAILILANILREYKLELQEDFVPDVVGRLTIRSANGMKIKFTKREN from the coding sequence ATGGGGCAGTGTCCATTTTTTCCAAAACCGCACAAAACTAAGGCATCCTTATTGACAACTTTTTTCTTAAAAAGGCGTTCGTGGCTTGATGGATTATATGAAAGAAGCTATAAGATGAAATCAGGCAGAGTAAAAATGCCTGGTTTTGATTTATATATTGCAAATCACCCAAAAGATGTTAGGCGTATTATGGTGGATGAAGTAAGGGAATTTCCAAAAAGTGATTTGCTACACGAACTATTAAGCCCTTTGCTTGGAGAGAGTATTTTTACAACTAATGGGGAAGTTTGGAAAAAACAAAGGGAGCTTTTGAGACCCTCTTTTGAACAAGCAAGAATCAGCAAAGTATTTGGTTTGATGAGTGATGCGGTTAGTGATTTGATGAGCAAGTTTAGGGCTTATCCAAATAAAGCGGTGATTGAAGTTGATGAGCTAATGACTTTTGTAACTGCTGATGTGATTTTTCGCACGATTATGTCTCAAAAACTTGATGAAGTTAAAGGCAAACAAGTTTTGGAAGCCTTTGTAGTTTTTCAAGAAGAAACTATTCATACAGCCATTAAGAAAATGTTTCGTATCCCAAAATGGTTGGTGAATCTTTTTGGAGAGAGAAAACGTGTTAAAGCTGGAGCACTTATTAGAAAAATTTTAAGTGATATTATTAAACCGCGTTATGATTCTTTTCATAAAGGTGAGATTGGGGAATATCAAGATATTCTCTCTTCGCTTTTAGCAGTAGTTGAGGTAGAAAGCGGTAAGCCTTTTAGCTTTGAGGAGATTTTAGATCAAGTAGCTATGCTTTTTTTAGCAGGGCATGAAACTACAGCAAGTTCATTAACTTGGACGCTTTATATTTTGAGTATATCGCCTAGAGAGCAGGAAATGGCTTATCAAGAGATTATAAAAGTGGCAGGTGAAGAAAATTTTAGCATTGGGCATTTAAGAAAAATGAAATATTTAACCAATGTCTTTAGAGAATCATTAAGGCTTTATCCGCCAGTTGGATTTTTTGCAAGAACGGCTAAAAAAGAGACAAAAATTCGCAATAAGTTAGTTAAAAATGGATCAGGAGTGGTGGTGGCTCCTTGGCTTATTCAAAGGCATAGTGATTATTGGGAGAATCCTCACGAGTTTGACCCTACTCGCTTTGAGAGAGAGATTAAAAAAGATACTTATTTGCCCTTTGGAATGGGAGAGAGAATTTGCATTGGACAAGGCTTTGCTATGCAGGAAGCCATTTTGATTTTGGCAAATATTTTAAGGGAATATAAGTTAGAATTACAGGAAGATTTTGTGCCAGATGTGGTAGGAAGGCTTACGATTCGCTCGGCAAATGGAATGAAGATTAAATTCACTAAAAGAGAAAATTAA
- a CDS encoding ABC transporter permease, with product MRDVIEALFFRELKTRFGKNRRLGYFWVIGEPMTHILFFLVIFTLIRARSIPQVPIEMFLVTGFVPFFMFRNIVTQIMAGVQANRALIAYKPVKPIHIFIARALLEMGIYFSVFILFMVVFGWFLDLPILPIHFLEVFVAFLGLAFLGFSLGVCLAFLNSELEYAQIFINYGINILYFGSAVLYPLWIIPDHIVEFLLYNPVLQFLELLRENYFDGYPKIEGINFTYPFSFGIILLFIGLWFYYFRYKYLGQIR from the coding sequence ATGAGAGATGTTATTGAGGCGTTATTTTTTAGAGAACTAAAAACGCGTTTTGGAAAAAATCGGAGATTAGGGTATTTTTGGGTCATTGGTGAGCCAATGACGCATATTCTTTTTTTTCTTGTTATTTTTACTCTCATTCGTGCAAGATCTATTCCACAAGTCCCAATTGAAATGTTTTTAGTCACAGGATTTGTGCCCTTTTTTATGTTTAGAAATATCGTAACACAAATTATGGCTGGAGTGCAAGCCAATCGTGCGCTCATTGCTTACAAACCTGTTAAGCCCATTCATATTTTCATAGCTAGGGCACTTTTAGAAATGGGGATTTATTTTTCTGTTTTTATTCTTTTTATGGTGGTATTTGGCTGGTTTTTGGATTTACCGATTCTTCCCATTCATTTTTTGGAAGTTTTTGTCGCCTTTTTGGGATTGGCTTTTTTAGGTTTTTCTCTAGGGGTTTGCTTGGCTTTTTTAAATAGCGAGTTAGAATACGCCCAAATTTTTATTAACTATGGAATAAATATCTTGTATTTTGGATCGGCAGTTTTATATCCCTTGTGGATTATTCCTGATCACATTGTAGAATTCTTGCTTTATAACCCTGTCTTACAATTTCTTGAGCTTTTAAGAGAAAATTATTTTGATGGTTATCCAAAGATTGAAGGCATCAATTTTACCTATCCCTTTTCATTTGGCATTATTTTGCTTTTTATTGGGCTTTGGTTTTATTATTTCCGCTATAAATATTTAGGACAAATCCGATGA
- a CDS encoding capsule biosynthesis protein, with translation MQLKEVIQQFQNRKILLLQGPVGPFFYHFSKLLSPKNQIYKINFNGGDFLFYPFGAKSYRGSLANLETFLQEFCKTYHIDCVIMFNDCRPIHKIAVKVARSLNLQTYIFEEGYIRPNFITFEKDGVNANSTLSKDPNFYLTYKNKPIQEEKNVKHSFRNMAWFAFLYWFGAFLLGWYFNNKLHHRSLSFTEMFPWFLSLFRKHWYRFSQKEDRDFILDSKKNYFVVVLQVYNDTQIKNHFEGRRIESFIKNSIRSFAKYSKKQHFLVIKHHPMDRGYKNYKKFIKRQTRKYNVNQRVIYIHDIHLPTLLKNALGCVVINSTTGLSSILHKCPTKVCGNAFYNIQGLTYQESLNKFWKAAKKYKINQTLFERFRSFLIDKVQINRSFYGKLS, from the coding sequence ATGCAGTTAAAAGAAGTTATACAACAATTTCAAAACCGCAAAATTCTCCTTTTGCAAGGTCCTGTTGGGCCCTTTTTTTATCATTTTTCAAAGCTATTATCCCCCAAAAATCAAATTTACAAAATCAATTTTAATGGGGGAGATTTTCTTTTTTACCCCTTTGGGGCAAAATCCTATCGTGGTTCTCTAGCTAACCTTGAAACTTTTTTACAAGAATTTTGCAAAACTTATCACATTGATTGCGTGATTATGTTTAATGATTGTCGCCCTATCCACAAAATCGCAGTAAAAGTTGCCCGATCGCTCAATCTCCAAACTTATATTTTTGAAGAAGGTTATATCCGCCCTAATTTCATCACTTTTGAAAAAGATGGCGTCAATGCCAATTCCACTTTATCTAAAGACCCAAATTTCTACCTTACTTACAAAAATAAACCCATTCAAGAAGAAAAAAATGTCAAACATAGCTTTAGAAATATGGCTTGGTTTGCTTTTCTTTATTGGTTTGGGGCTTTTTTATTGGGCTGGTATTTTAACAACAAACTCCACCACAGAAGCTTGAGCTTCACAGAAATGTTTCCTTGGTTTTTATCGCTTTTTAGAAAACATTGGTATCGCTTTAGCCAAAAGGAAGATAGAGATTTTATTTTAGATTCTAAGAAAAACTATTTTGTTGTTGTCTTACAAGTCTATAATGATACGCAAATCAAAAATCATTTTGAAGGCAGACGAATTGAAAGTTTTATTAAAAACTCTATCCGATCTTTTGCAAAATACTCCAAAAAGCAACATTTTCTAGTTATCAAACACCATCCAATGGATAGGGGCTATAAAAACTATAAAAAATTCATCAAAAGACAAACGCGTAAATACAATGTAAATCAAAGAGTGATTTACATTCACGATATTCATCTTCCAACTCTATTAAAAAATGCTCTTGGTTGCGTAGTTATTAATAGCACAACAGGACTTTCAAGTATTCTTCATAAGTGCCCCACAAAAGTTTGCGGAAACGCCTTTTATAACATCCAAGGACTAACCTACCAAGAATCACTTAATAAATTTTGGAAAGCGGCAAAAAAATATAAAATTAATCAAACCCTTTTTGAACGCTTTAGAAGTTTTCTTATTGATAAGGTGCAGATTAATAGGAGTTTCTATGGTAAATTAAGCTAA
- the galE gene encoding UDP-glucose 4-epimerase GalE, whose translation MQTYLFTGAAGFIGSHTAYCFLKESDCKIVILDNLCTGFSENVEFLQKKFPNRVEFVSGDFGDKVILEKIFSQQKIDAIIHFAGSLVVSESVFDPLKYYQNNVANTLNLLEMVAKFKINEFLFSSTAAVYGEPNTTQKIIETTQTAPINPYGESKLVVEKILRDFEVANPEFKSVILRYFNVAGALSEGGLGQRSKNATHLIKVACECACGKRDKMGIFGEDYATKDGTCIRDYIHIDDLAKAHFECLKTLQKERVSQTYNVGYGVGFSVKEVIECVKRVSGIDFKVEIEPRRAGDPAMLVSDNSKILTRTEWKPKYNNLELICKSAYEWERKMD comes from the coding sequence ATGCAAACTTATCTTTTTACTGGGGCAGCTGGATTTATTGGATCGCATACCGCGTATTGTTTTTTAAAAGAGAGTGATTGTAAAATTGTAATTTTGGATAATCTTTGCACAGGATTTAGCGAGAATGTAGAGTTTTTGCAAAAGAAATTTCCCAATAGAGTAGAGTTTGTTAGTGGAGATTTTGGTGATAAAGTTATTTTAGAGAAAATTTTTTCTCAACAAAAAATTGATGCTATTATCCATTTTGCTGGGAGTTTAGTTGTTTCTGAATCGGTTTTTGATCCTTTGAAGTATTACCAAAACAATGTTGCTAATACTCTTAATCTTTTGGAAATGGTCGCAAAATTTAAGATTAATGAGTTTTTATTTAGCTCAACTGCAGCAGTTTATGGAGAGCCAAACACAACACAGAAAATAATAGAAACTACACAAACTGCTCCGATTAATCCTTATGGAGAATCAAAGCTTGTGGTTGAAAAGATTTTGCGGGATTTTGAAGTAGCAAATCCAGAATTTAAGAGTGTGATATTGCGATATTTTAATGTTGCAGGTGCTTTGAGCGAGGGAGGGCTTGGGCAAAGAAGCAAGAATGCTACTCATTTGATTAAAGTAGCGTGTGAATGTGCTTGTGGAAAGCGTGATAAAATGGGGATTTTTGGTGAAGATTATGCGACAAAAGATGGGACTTGCATTCGTGATTATATTCATATTGATGATCTAGCAAAAGCACATTTTGAGTGTCTTAAAACTTTGCAAAAAGAGAGGGTTTCGCAAACTTATAATGTGGGTTATGGAGTTGGATTTAGTGTTAAAGAAGTCATTGAATGTGTAAAAAGGGTCAGTGGGATAGATTTTAAGGTTGAGATTGAGCCAAGAAGAGCTGGAGATCCTGCAATGCTTGTGAGTGATAATAGCAAAATTCTAACTCGCACGGAATGGAAACCCAAGTATAATAATTTAGAGCTTATTTGTAAAAGTGCGTATGAATGGGAAAGAAAAATGGATTAG
- a CDS encoding ABC transporter ATP-binding protein has protein sequence MIQLKNLTKSYPLNSGKRHYVFKDLNFTFPDNCSIGLMGRNGAGKSTLMRILGGMDMPDRGKVITDQKISFPIGLGAFFQGTLTARDNIKFLTRVYGYRGEALKEKIAFVEEFAELGKFFDEPVNVLSSGMRARVSFGMSMAFDFDYYLIDEAGAVGDPTFKKKSTKLYQEKLSKSKVILVSHSLSEIRKWCDKIIHLDNGVVTIYDDVEEGIKAYQGK, from the coding sequence ATGATACAGCTTAAAAATCTCACCAAATCCTACCCACTTAATAGTGGCAAGAGGCATTATGTCTTTAAAGATTTAAACTTCACCTTTCCTGATAATTGTAGCATTGGACTAATGGGCAGAAATGGTGCGGGTAAATCCACTTTAATGCGAATCTTAGGGGGTATGGATATGCCCGATAGGGGCAAGGTAATCACTGATCAAAAAATCTCCTTTCCTATTGGGCTTGGTGCATTTTTTCAAGGCACACTCACTGCAAGGGATAATATTAAATTCCTTACACGCGTTTATGGCTACAGAGGTGAAGCACTCAAAGAAAAAATTGCCTTTGTAGAGGAATTTGCCGAGCTTGGAAAATTCTTTGATGAGCCTGTTAATGTGCTTTCATCGGGGATGAGAGCTAGAGTTTCTTTTGGGATGAGTATGGCGTTTGATTTTGATTATTATCTCATTGATGAAGCAGGAGCCGTTGGTGATCCAACCTTTAAAAAAAAGAGCACTAAACTTTATCAAGAAAAACTCAGCAAATCTAAAGTAATTCTTGTTTCTCATAGTCTCTCAGAGATTCGCAAATGGTGTGATAAAATCATTCATCTTGATAATGGAGTGGTAACAATTTATGATGATGTGGAAGAAGGCATTAAAGCCTATCAAGGAAAATAA
- a CDS encoding phospholipase A, giving the protein MMRQILFLAWVSIFAFGAEFGGIGDLEFLPQKNLKILVLDEKMQVKKVLNFDSKESKHITLEVEKDEKIYLTIISKDSNQTKKQATENQDKSKLAKALKEEGTMANVSPNIEKSAYEGRFERNRFMGGILGFEPDGFNYILPANVSTSKEPNQGKQTETKFQISIKKRLYNDLVFKDLDLYFAYTQQSFWQLYDSENSKPFRESNYAPSLYLSYPLKAYDLFFERVNFGYLHQSNGGDLEHSRSWDRIFIEGIYSYENFALSLKAWYRIPEDPNRDDNRDITKYLGYGELSVGYAWKKHLVSATLRNNLRSDNRGSILLDYSYPIYKNLYFYLQFFNGYGESLRDYNNSINRIGAGILFNR; this is encoded by the coding sequence ATGATGAGACAAATTTTATTTTTAGCTTGGGTTAGCATTTTTGCTTTTGGGGCAGAGTTTGGAGGGATTGGGGATTTAGAGTTTTTGCCACAAAAAAATCTAAAAATTCTTGTCTTAGATGAAAAAATGCAGGTTAAAAAAGTGCTTAATTTTGATAGCAAAGAATCAAAGCATATTACCTTAGAAGTAGAAAAAGATGAGAAAATTTATTTGACTATTATTTCTAAAGATTCAAATCAGACCAAAAAACAAGCAACAGAGAATCAAGACAAAAGCAAGTTGGCTAAGGCTTTAAAAGAAGAGGGGACTATGGCTAATGTATCTCCTAATATAGAAAAGAGTGCGTATGAAGGGAGGTTTGAGAGAAATCGCTTTATGGGAGGGATTTTGGGATTTGAGCCAGATGGATTTAATTATATTTTGCCTGCCAATGTTAGCACTTCAAAAGAACCAAATCAAGGCAAACAAACCGAGACAAAATTTCAAATTAGCATTAAAAAGCGATTGTATAATGATTTAGTGTTTAAGGATTTGGATTTGTATTTTGCCTATACGCAGCAGAGTTTTTGGCAGCTTTATGATTCAGAGAATTCTAAGCCCTTTAGAGAAAGTAATTATGCACCAAGTTTGTATTTGAGCTACCCATTAAAAGCGTATGATTTGTTTTTTGAGCGAGTTAATTTTGGTTATTTACACCAAAGTAATGGTGGAGATTTAGAGCATTCTAGAAGTTGGGATCGAATCTTTATAGAAGGAATTTATAGTTATGAGAATTTTGCCTTATCGCTTAAAGCTTGGTATAGAATCCCAGAAGATCCTAATAGAGATGATAATAGGGATATTACAAAATATTTGGGATATGGAGAGCTTAGTGTGGGATATGCGTGGAAAAAGCATTTAGTAAGTGCGACTTTGAGAAATAATCTAAGAAGCGATAATCGTGGCTCTATTTTGCTAGATTATTCCTATCCTATTTATAAGAATCTTTATTTTTATTTGCAGTTTTTTAATGGCTATGGTGAGAGCTTGAGGGATTATAATAATTCAATCAATCGCATTGGAGCAGGAATCTTATTTAATCGTTAA
- a CDS encoding helix-turn-helix transcriptional regulator → MLKLPDITAPEEEKNFFNNIAKNIKQKRLEKGMSQLEVALSIGQASGGFYANMENNAHGKHFNLLHLFRLSRLFECDIREFFTIST, encoded by the coding sequence ATGTTAAAATTGCCAGACATTACAGCACCCGAAGAAGAAAAAAATTTTTTTAATAACATTGCCAAAAATATCAAACAGAAGAGGTTAGAAAAAGGTATGAGTCAACTTGAAGTTGCACTATCAATTGGACAGGCTTCAGGTGGCTTTTATGCAAATATGGAAAACAATGCACATGGAAAACATTTTAACTTATTGCATCTATTTAGACTTTCACGCCTATTTGAGTGCGACATAAGAGAATTTTTTACAATCTCAACATAA
- a CDS encoding polysaccharide biosynthesis/export family protein, which produces MKRLFQILLITIFTAHFTYGVDISSITSIPSTSATQNIPMDLQTINPNTTPNTSIQTMQTTQTPILPPVFGANLFNGNFTKVSQSLYNPDYKIAIGDKINFRMWGAVEFQQELMVDSQGNVFVPGVGAINLLGVRNGDLVKVLKQGISKIYKKNVFVYADMNVYQNVSVFVTGSVNKPGLYQGLSSDSIIQYLDKASGINLDYGSFRNIEILRDNKVALQVDLYDFLFSGKMKLFPFRTGDVILVKNLESYVFVQGDVQKPFRFELKDDIKTLEDLARVSGAKPIVTNAIVRSYLANNKIDINSYKQKEFASVTLKVGDEVEFRPDYSAENITIEIQGEHNGMHSMVVKKGTTLAEVVLKIKPNPQSNLDAIQVFRQSVSQTQKKLIEAQLKELETLALTSSSVTAQEASMRASQSKMVLEFIERAKSLTPKGQIVLENKSAYTTTILEEGDVINVPTKNNLVLVQGEVALPGAFIYEEDKNLNYYIKLAGDFTERANKKRILVIRANGKAERYDSSWYSFASAPSLKPGDSLLVLPAIETGRGLQITSVLAQILYQIAIATSVVLDINK; this is translated from the coding sequence ATGAAAAGACTATTTCAAATCTTATTAATAACTATTTTTACGGCACATTTTACTTATGGAGTTGATATTTCTTCTATCACAAGCATTCCTAGCACTTCTGCTACCCAAAACATTCCAATGGATTTACAAACCATAAATCCCAATACCACACCTAATACCTCCATACAAACAATGCAAACCACTCAAACCCCTATTCTCCCACCCGTATTTGGCGCAAATCTCTTTAATGGAAACTTTACTAAAGTCTCTCAATCCCTTTATAATCCTGATTACAAAATCGCAATTGGCGATAAGATTAACTTTAGAATGTGGGGGGCAGTTGAATTTCAACAAGAATTAATGGTGGATTCACAAGGTAATGTTTTTGTGCCTGGAGTAGGTGCAATCAATTTGCTTGGAGTGCGCAATGGAGACCTTGTTAAAGTATTAAAACAAGGTATTTCTAAAATTTACAAGAAAAATGTATTTGTTTATGCTGATATGAATGTTTATCAAAATGTCTCGGTTTTTGTAACTGGAAGTGTCAATAAACCCGGACTCTATCAAGGGCTAAGCTCTGATTCCATTATTCAATATTTAGACAAAGCTTCTGGGATTAATTTAGATTATGGAAGTTTTAGAAATATTGAGATACTAAGAGATAACAAAGTGGCTTTACAAGTGGATTTGTATGATTTTCTCTTTAGTGGAAAAATGAAACTTTTCCCTTTTAGAACAGGTGATGTGATTTTAGTAAAAAACCTTGAAAGCTATGTTTTTGTTCAAGGTGATGTGCAGAAACCTTTTAGATTTGAATTAAAAGACGATATTAAAACCCTAGAAGATCTCGCAAGAGTCTCTGGAGCAAAACCTATCGTAACCAATGCAATTGTGCGATCCTATCTTGCTAACAACAAAATTGACATTAACTCCTATAAACAAAAAGAATTTGCAAGTGTCACTCTAAAAGTCGGTGATGAAGTAGAATTTCGCCCTGATTATAGTGCAGAAAATATTACCATTGAAATTCAAGGTGAGCACAATGGAATGCACTCTATGGTTGTCAAAAAAGGCACTACCCTTGCAGAAGTTGTGCTCAAAATCAAACCTAATCCACAATCTAATTTAGATGCCATTCAAGTCTTCCGCCAAAGTGTCTCACAAACACAGAAAAAACTCATTGAAGCTCAACTAAAAGAACTAGAAACTCTAGCACTCACCTCCTCATCTGTAACCGCACAGGAAGCTTCTATGCGCGCAAGCCAATCTAAGATGGTGCTTGAATTTATTGAACGCGCAAAAAGCCTTACTCCAAAAGGTCAAATTGTCCTTGAAAACAAAAGTGCTTATACCACTACGATTCTTGAAGAAGGAGATGTTATTAATGTCCCAACTAAAAATAATCTTGTTTTAGTGCAAGGAGAAGTGGCATTACCTGGTGCTTTTATTTATGAAGAAGATAAAAATCTTAACTATTATATTAAACTTGCGGGAGACTTCACAGAAAGAGCCAACAAAAAGCGTATTCTTGTCATTCGTGCCAATGGAAAAGCAGAACGCTATGATTCAAGTTGGTATTCCTTTGCAAGTGCGCCAAGTCTTAAACCAGGTGATTCCTTGCTTGTCTTACCCGCTATTGAAACAGGTAGAGGATTACAAATCACAAGTGTCTTAGCACAGATCCTTTATCAAATCGCTATTGCTACAAGCGTAGTTTTAGATATTAACAAATAA